The genome window GATCAATGACACAAGTAATTCACGAGAGTTACCAACAGAAGTTGGCTGTTACTATTAATTGATAAGCTGGATTAAAGCTCCAATAGCCCCTATGTTCCttagaacaataataataaactcaaTGCCTAAAAACAATGGCCTACGACCTTATTTAACCAAACCAGGTTTCACCCTAACTTGGTGTACAAGTAATTcctaatattatataattattaaattgcCCCCTTCACTTCTGCATCTTTTTCCTTCGGCTATAGACTTGACAAACCAGATCCCTTGACTTTGGCCCATTCTGCCCATCAAGCCCATTCTGTCTATTCTGCCCATTCTGCCCGTTCTGCCCATCCAGTCCATTATGCCCATTCTGCCCATTCTGTCCATTCAGCCCATGATTTTTATCACAAGGTTTTTTGGTTTGCAGACAATAATATTAAATGCAGACATTATTGACTTTGTTTTGAGATTCAAGGGTTCATATAACAGCCTTGCCAAATCCTTAAAAATCAACAGGTTCGTTACTGATGAAGTTGTCTAATGTTGTGGTTCTCTTCAGTATTCCCTATGTTGTGGCATTAACCATCATATGAGCTAGAACCTGCAACAAATTTGCGCAGTGGGTTatcaaacaaaaattatgattttcatgatccGTAAACAAGAAAAGCACTTAGGACAACATCGATAACACCATTAGGATCAACAAGAAATCCACTAAGTTGTCCCTTTCCATATATCCATTGTCCTACAAATGAGATAGAAAAGCagaaaacttgaacttcaatgAGACTGGCCCGTATTATGAACACAAGTATGTCTCCTTCCATTTTATCAATTATCATTTCTCCCATTGCCTTGGTGAAACACATGTATCTTGCCACCCATATGATTTTGCCCTGGTTTAATCACAAAATTGATAAGGGCGTCAAATGTCGCTCAAGGTGTATGTTTACTTCATAAAATCTCCAAAAgtcaataaaaaaattgtttaggTTACTATTCAGACTCTATAACTTTCTAAAACAATGTTTAATGTCAGAACCATCATACCCTCTTTAAAAGCTACCCATTTAACCAATTTTATGTTTCTTAGCTATTAGAGTAGGATTGTTATACTCTGTACTGTATCTCTTATGCTGATTGAATGTTAGCATTGAGTTATGAATGTTAACTATATGGATAATCACCTGAAAAACAGGCATATGAACTTTGTAAACGTCAATTAACAATCAAGAAACTTTAGCCAATACGTCAACCACATCGACTTACCCGGTTGTGCATCGCACGGGGCTTCACTCTAATATAAACTATTGTATCACCGATTtgtgaatatataaaaataaccaaTGGACTTCATGGTATTTATCACTTATCTATAGTGGCAAATTAAATGacctaaatattaatataaatggtAAGGATGTTCGAATGTAGCAGCGACGACTGCTGACTAATAGTGGCAGCAAATAGTGATGGCAGCATCTACGAGTGACAACGACGTtaagtggtgtaagttgatgtaaataTAGTTTATGAAATATGATATAGTAGTAGAGGTAGTTTAGAAGATATAAGAGTTTATGATGtaaatttttatgataaaagttTAAGATGGacattatttcattaagagcaattaaataatttttaataattttttctctaaaaaagtttattttggTCAATTTATTATAGGGATTATTAACTAGGAGTGTAACTAATTATCCccaaatgtttattttatgcAACTAACTTGAAAAACGTTTATGAACTATTCATTTTGGTCTATAGTATGTAACAAGTTAcctttttttagaacgacattctAATCTACTCTTACTcataaattacacgtatgcatGTGATGAAACTGAGGACTCTCAAAAAttccctattaatccaccttCACAAATGTGTGGTGGATCCCCCTCAAAGTCAAAGGctttaccaatgggccaccaaccccattaaCATGTAACAAGTTACTTAGGGGGTGCCTGGTTGGGGGGTTTTGGGGGTGGGGAATGGGAAAGGCAATGAATAAACATGTTTGGTTGTACAAAACAAAGGTATTCAATGCTTTGTAATGGGTAATGGACTATTACCCAATAAATTGAGGGGTAAGGTAATCAATCCTTACAAATATCTTCTTCTAcctttcttctcttttctctgACCGGTTGGGAACCACCATTAAAGAAGTAAGGTGGTATACTATATTTATCCGCTTATTGGAACTCCTTCTAATGGACAGTTGTCTGACATCACCTCCGCCATCCGCCATCACCCTAAAAGTTCTCCCGCCACCTCCCACCGGAATACCTCCAGCCCCACCACCCACTGGAAATACCTCAGCTGCCGCCACCACCCACCGGAAATACCTCCAGCCGCCACCACAACCTCTGGTCAGgccatcatcgtcatcatcaagCCACCACCGGAAAATACATCATCAATAAAACTATTACTATTACCTACCCCTTGTACATATGAAGatacaataaaaatatgaagattATGAAGATGCAGAAACTTATTTTTGTGTATTATTAtgagagagagaggagagatATGTGGTAGTAGGTGTGGATATgtgatatatatgataaaaaagtAATACTGATAATTGTTATTCACATTTTTCAAAAAGCTACACATGAAGAAATCTTCTTCAATCAAGCACGCATagtattttctttatattttattcatatttatcaTTCTATACAGAGTTCTATTACCGAGTATAACCAAGCAATTTTAATGCATCGATAGTATTCCTTAGCATTCTATTATATTCCCTTTCCCTTTCCATTTCCCTTTCATATTCCTTCATATGAACCAGGCACCCCGTTAGTTGTAAAGATTACCGGTCACCATTTTTACATCTAAACAAAAATCTCTCTCTGTTGCCCTACTCCCTACCCCTTTGATGAAAATTTATTTCACACCGCCAACCGTGATGTTGGTGTTCTTGAacttaaataacaaaatcatcaatattttatataaaaagatgagattaatattttaaaatgtaaacaactttatacAAATTATTATAGTGTGTATTAACCTTTAATCCTTtgcattatatgtaataaactttaaaattctGTGCATTATATGTAATCAaccaataaaaaacttacaagtgacaacttatatggttgtcatATATACatggatacatacaatgcacatgatGTGAAATTTCATTGCatacaatacatataaataaagttttataCACATTATGATAAttcatttaaatttatttacattaataCCAATCCTTAAAAAGATTGATGGTTTACATTTTCCAAGTGGTATTTCATATTATAGACCAAAATGTTTTTTGAGTTAGTTTGATAcgttatataaatatttttttgagtTAGTTACACTCCTAAGTAATAATCCttattgatataatatatatatatatatatatatatatatatcaaggtCTTAAATATTGAtgttgtcttttttatttatttgaagtttgtggatctaaaaattataataaaacattaaagaAGTTACAATACAAGTTCCTATACTAGTAACAAACTAGCAACTAAAACAAATTGATACTAACGCAGACTGCAGACAGTGATGATATGGAGACGGGGTCAAATAAAGCAGGCTTTAACAACTTAACCCTCAATCAAGGTAAATTATCTCTAAAGTTTAAACACTAATGTAAATGATGGTgtgtagataaaaaaaaaataaaaaatgactcACGGTAGGCGGCatgtttgcattttttttttttttttttatttgaaaggtgaatttatTTGGAAACTTCGTGTCACGATTCGACAGCAGGAGATCTAACATACGTTGTGTTAACCGGGTTCGCGCTTGAGAGCTcgctcgaagtagaaatgtctatttcaaatactcaATGGGGGGAAACCCCCAACTAATCCTCCTGAAGGAGCGACGATTAATAGGCTAAAGTCTGCCCCCTCATACTTGAACCTAGGTATACCAAGTCAAgacctcataaagggacttaattTCTACGTCCTTCCCAAAGCTTGAACACATTACCTCGTATAAAAAAATGATCTTTTAACCATTGAGTTAATCATACCATTTGTGATTTCTTGTATTTACAACTAGccttttatttacaatttgATAAAACAAGTTCCTCTAACTGTTACAAATTGACACAAGTTCCAGTACTTTTTATTCCTTAACCAATTATCTATTTTAGACAATGACGCGTTATTTAAGTGGCGAATGACAAGATTTTACTTCGATACGCACTTCTAATTTGCTTTTAGAACGCCTACGAAGTGTTGGATCTATGGTTAAAGTCAAGCGTGGTGGGCCCATAACCCACAGGTCCCAGGATCgaaacctggctctgataccaagtaTAATGTATGCTAAATGTGTAATGAACCTTTAGGTGAAATAAGGAAAGTAGGTATTTAAGATAATGTAGGTATTAATGCATGTATTGAATTAGTGCAAAAGGTTGAATTTCATTACATGTGGGGggtttatataggcatataATTTGCACTAAAACCCCCTCCATAATTTACACATAAGTACATTGTGAATTACATGATAAACCCTtatctaaaatataataaactcAAAGGACAACACAATTACTTAATTACAAAACTTGCACTACAAAGTATAAAGCTAACAAAGTCAATTAAATGGGATTAAGTATCCCGCAATGTAATAAAGGATCACTGGATGTTCATTGTAGGATCAAACTAAGATTTTAAAtatgggataagtatcttgtaatttaacaaactttaaacgaatgtttatagtaggaaataactaaagttatgtgtattgtatgtaaaaactcgaaaataatgttttattgtatgtaagaaaatgtattcaaccaattaaaatcagataAGTGGCAcatctatatggttgccacgtatgttttttttacatacaataaacattttttaaagttgtttacatacaatacacagaactttagttatttcctacgatagacattcgttcaaagtttgttacattccaaaatacttatccctttaaatattacatattgACATCTTAGTGAAAAATTCAAATTATAcaactaataattaaaaattatacgTAACAGCTCATATGATCGGATTGACATGTTCCATGCATGATTTGAACAAGTTAGATAGTTTTTAACATACATTGTCCAATATAAAACTTTAATTCATTCGTACAACAAACATTTGGTCAGTCATAGCTACATTCCAAAATTATTaactcattttaaaaaaaaaaacaataatctaTGCTCAAGTATTCACTTAAAAAGTGaacattatatacatatttaacaTGAGTAGCCATTTGACTAGTCCAATCTCATGCAAATGTCTGAAGtctttttttaccatttaagtAGAATATAAAGCATCGTCTTTTTCATGGTAAAAGTAAattctgtctacatcttaatctCTTTATCATATACCGTCAAAGTATTAGTTCCTAAAACTTGTAGAAGACAGTAGTGGGCAGTTGCTTTCCTTTCGTTTATGATCTTATTCATGTGGTGTAATTGTTACTATACGCAGTGGCGGAGCTAGCAGGGGGCTGGGGGGTGCTCAGCCCCTGCCAACCCATCCCGTTTACTTCCGGCCAATATAACCCAATAAACAAATCTTGAAAGTTTGAGTAAACAAGCCCCCCTCAATCACCTTAGAAATGTAAGTGTTATCAATCATAATCAAGTAATGACATTAAACAGTCGCTTTCTTCGGACATATTGATTTCCGGTGCCGGAAATAGCCTTGTTTCATCTTCTCCGAATAGTCATGTTTTATTTGTTACGATCGAGGGACTATCagtgttttaacttttttattgggAGTTGGTGTGTTTGATATTTAAATAAGGGAAAATGGGATGTCTTGGGAGGGGACCACCATTACGTCTTGTAAATTTACTGTTCTATAAAGGAATTTctaagtttaatttattttaatttaattcaatttAATTTGTATAGCCTATATATTTGCTAGAAATATCAAGGATGAAGATGCCATATCACATTAACATGTAATCACGTATGTATCTAGACATTATCAATTTGACACCGAAagttcaatttattttataaatcttACTTAGTTTTGGACATTTATATATCAatcgaaaaaaatatatttgttgcAAAAACATCTCAGAGTTTACTTGGCAACATATAAAGTGAGaagaatttttgttttcttttaaaccaTAGTTGTTGAAAATTGGAATTTTTTCAAGTTGAAAGGTAAAGTTGGATAGAATATAACCTTAATCCTAAcagttgattttgattttaaagtCAATATTTTACTAACATGTTTTCAACTTTAGAGAATTTCAATTTGCTAATATATTGGAGTTTAGTTAACAAAGATTTAAATGATTTCTCAAAAGGAAATAAAGTAGTCGTTTATGACCTAAAACGACAGCACGACAACATTATACTATATGGGATACCATATTCATCACTACGTATATAATGAAATCTAGCCCCCTCCAATCCAGAATTCTGGCTTCGCCTCTGACTACACGGTAATCATCACACAAACAACCAATGGCAAAATTAGAGCTCaaatttattatcatatatatgaatCAAATAGTGTACAATACTACTGGAGCGGGGATAATCTAACTAATACAAAGTTTCTGCAATAGGAAATATGTTATTCTTTTTTTGAATAGTATATTGCCAATTTTGACCACATGCACGTTCCAATACAATAATCAATATTATCATCAGACAACACCATTATTTATAGCATTCATGCAATCACTCCAAACCCATCAGTCCATTTTACAGAGTACACTACTGGAGAATCTTTAATTTCTTACTCTAAACCAATGAGGTCACCGACTTTTGAATTTAAGACGGATTTAAAGAAAGGTTCATGGAGTGCTGAAGAAGATCAAAAGTTAATTTCTTATATAAGTAGATATGGCATTTGGAACTGGTCTCAGATGCCAAGATttgcaggtatatatatatcgaccattaaattaaacttaaaatcttgaatttcttcaagaagtagttgatcatatatatgatcataTCGAGTTGTaacaatgttaaaaaaaatttaccttTATTTGTAGGTCTATCGAGAAGTGGCAAAAGTTGTAGACTTAGATGGATGAATTATTTGCGTCCTAATGTAAAGAGAGGAAACTTCTCGAAGGAGGAAGAAGAGATCATAGTACATTCTCATTCACTCCTTGGCAATAGGTATAGTTTTTTACTCTCTctgtcccatattaaatgttcaattttgacttgtcaagttttATGCTTACAGCTTTGACCATAAAtagttttgtttgtgttatataggaattgatgaaagttatatcaatgaaaagtacttAAAGCTCAATCCGaccatataatttatataaagtgttatatagtacaaacaaaaatatttacggtcaaagttgaaaataaaagatttggtcagtcaaaattggacaattAATATGGGATAGAGGAtgtaataattagttatattaatCATACACATTTTTACATTCAGTGGCAGAACTAGGACATGACATTagaataaaaacttaaataaaaagttgtgtTAGTTGAAATGAGCTAAACAATTGTAGCCCTCCTTCTAGTTGTGCCTCTGTTTACATTAGTGAAGGATAATCATATTGATCTATTTTAACTGTTAATTGATATGTTCTTCATAGATGGTCTGCAATCGCGTCGAGACTTCCAGGAAGGACTGATAATGAGGTGAAAAATCACTGGCATACGCATCTCAAGAAACGCGTAATTGATCACAACCTGGTGACAGAATCAGAGGAAAGTCATATGAGCTCAACATCCACATCTCAGGCCCTTGAAGTAGAGACCGTAGAACCTGCTTATGATATGGATGAAATTTTCAAGTCCATCTTGACATCTGAAGACGATAGCTCTTCATCTAACAGCAACACAAGTTCAACATATCATGAAAATGGATTTGGTGCTAATTATTATGATATGGGCTCACCAGGAACTGTTGATGATGTGGAATGTTTTTGGAAACAACTTGGCTCATTTGAGAATTTGGAGCATGGAAACAATTACGAGTTTATGGATTCGTTATTTGATCAACCATTCAATCCATACATCATCTCCTACGATAATGATTGCGACGTAACTCAGTCATTTAATTAGCGCGAATGACAGCCAACGTGATAGTTAGGTTTCAATCAAGTTTCAAACGAGCTTAATTAGATTCTTCCTTCTGTATGCATACAAAAAAGAATGGTGAATACAACTTTgcaaataaaccaaatataaatAGTATCAATATATGTATCAAGGTGTAGTcacatattaactttttttttttatacatatatttgaatcttgacccttattTTAATCCAAGAATCAAAATAATCGATTTTACCTATACAGTTATTAATAACTTTAAAAGATCTCAatccattttatttatatatatatatatatgataacaaatattttttttaacagcaaccGTTGATGACAAACATGATTAGTGATTTGTTGCTCTTTTGTCTCCATCATAATATTGTTGCTCTTTTGTCTCCatcataataaatatattaagccATGAAGAAGTATATATTTCGTATCCCTATATAAAATACTTTTGAAAGTCACTGTCACAATTTCGATAACATAATTTACAAGTTTAATTAGATAGTCCTCGAGCCTTCACTATGCCTAACGCCCTAACAGTGTCATATATAATTCAATCAAGTCACATGCAATGACAATTAACTACTATTATAATTGAAAGGGAATTCTATCAGGTTAGTTTAACATGATTATTCGTATTTGATAAAGATTCTTTAAAGTTATAACTAACTTTATTAAAATTAGAGTGATTTTgacttttggattaaaatcaaaggtcaagatctaaatatcaaattttgattttgaccattgattttaatccaatggtcaaaattcacaactttactaataaagttaTCTACAACTTTAGATGATCTCAATCCATTCATTTTAAGGTAATCTTGACACttagatgaaaattaaaaaccaaGATTCAAAGGCCTTTAATATTTATTCAGggatcaaaaaaaaaagaaagtgtttCTCGGGGAGGCTTAATTAAACGATTTTCCGAACTACACTCAAATTGAGAATTTAACTCGAAAGAATCCCCTTCCATTGTAATTTGTGGTTTTAATAAAtgtaccatatatatatatatatatatatatatatatggtagagatccagagagaacgtttttaaggagagaaggaatagaagttccatttttttttagcttcttttttagatttttttttttttttttacttcttttatttattttttaattaactcaatccataaaaaaaaaatttttaaaagtaaaaaaaaataaaatttctaacccgagttagtgagttacaTGTAAGGATACGGtacgggtttcgcccttaataatattaataaagggcagctggtgggagtgataggttatatagggtgataggtcatagagggtgatcggtgatgtggtgatctacctaacgggcttagCCCTTAGCTATCATTGCTTTGCCATAGACTGAGAGGCTTCGcgttttgaaataaaaatatttttaaaaatctttatatagaATTAGTTAATtgaatagagaatgaaaatgtgaaaaaaaaaaagttaaaaaaaaaataagctaaaATTTAAAATCGAATCTTCTCTCCCTTCTATGtttaaggtaccttctcatttaattactatcatatatatataggggacttttattttgagaacccatttttttgtaataattgtgagaactcctaaattttatattggatcacatgtttttttttcattcacatgtgaaacgttaaaaaaatatatgttacagaagaaaatttttttcaaaaccttatttATAGTCATTTGTCACATGTGAATagaaaacgtgaacaaattgaTTCACAAGTTTACAAAAGGCTGCttttgaaggtttcttaaaaaaaagtcttctacaacatacatttttatatcattttacatgtgaataaacaaaaaaaacatgtgaacaaacatATATGTTAAGAGCTCTcgtgatttttaaaaaaaaaattgttctcAAATtaaggaaactatatatatatatatattggctaTTAGACTATTTAAGTATACAAAAATAACCTATAAATAATAACCTTGTTCTAACAAAATGAAGCAATGAATTAACTAATTAGATGTCGAAAGTAATCTAAGAGAATCTCAAACTTTGAAGTTCCTTACCTATCTTTTTTTAACTAAGAAATTTCATGATTAAAGAAGTGTCTAACAACTAAAACCCAGAAGACCAAAAACATACAAGCAATCTAAAAATTCAAcactaaaaaaatacaaatataatttaGATTTACCCCGAATTTACAAAAATTCTGGACACAAGAAAAAGCCCTTGAAAGAAACCGTTGGATTGTTGGAAGACGTTTTTGAAACTAGATGGATTTCCATTTCGGGCATACGACCATAAATAATATCATTTGAACAAAAGTTGTAATTACTTTTTGTCCCAACTTTTGAGGTTAACTAAATGGTATttacatatagatataataataacaaaaaatttaacCCGGACGTTGTCACGGGAGACATGTCATCGCTGCATCATGCAAACATACATTTAATATTACCCAAAAGTCAGGACACTTAAAGTTTACTATGAGCATTAGAAAAGAGTCGATAGATAAAGTTGAAGTTGCTGTAGTACCGAGTCAACTACAGtgataaagttgaaaaaaccgAGAGTTCGACGTTAAAAGTTAGAAACTTtataataagaaataaaaagtaaaaaatagaagatttgataaataaagttaaatttgtataaaaatgttagatatatttaataactaaaaatttgATGACTAAAGTTTAAACTCAAAACTCAAACGTTAGCAAGTTACTGTAGTGCGTAGCTAGGTGCCAggtgaattgttatatatattaatgtcgAGTTTCCTTATCTCGTATCTTTATAAGTATATCACTACTTTACTTTATACGATTTTCTTATCAACATTCACGCACATGAACTTTAGCGTCACAACGGTATGGCTGGTAAAttattcctttttcttctttcctcAATAGAAAAACAGTCGAGTATGACTCAACGTTGTAGCACGTGCACTCTAAGACTAAGACATCTAGTttttaaataactatatatcGCTTAAATTATTCTATATGATTCCAATTTTGCTAATCATGACGAATCTTTATATCTAGTATAGTAGTTAAAAGAACTAATAATTGAACCTTGCTCATGTGGTAGAAGAATAAGTGTGTACAATTATTTTAATACACTTAGTTTATATAAATAGCATATTAAAACACGTTTTCCGttcaaagataaaaataaaaatattataaaacacGTTTCCTAAAACAGTTTATTGGATGGTCAAATATAGACAACAGGTAAACGTGCCAATACTTATAGATGTTAAAATTTTCTCATATAAGGATTCaaataaaaacatgttaaaTGTAAAAGATTATATGTTAAAGTTAAATTAATACCACACTGAAAAGTTTGTAATAATATTgatcactacaagaaaaatgtcatTTAGCGACATACTTAGCGACTTGATTTGCGACATATTTAAAGCTAGCGACTCACATAGCGATATCAAGTATGAAGTCTCTAGAAAAAAGTCGCAGATTTTTGCGACATTAAATTACAAGACGCTAAAAATAACGACGCTAATAGCGTTGTCGTAGTTGTGACGCTAACCTTTTTTTTAGCGACATGACTACTATGATGATAACCTTGTCGCTAATTTTAGATTTGTCGCTATTCATGTCGCTGTTTGTGACGCTAATCATAGCCTACGGTTACATGTTCCATGTCATTTATGtcgttatatatgttatatatgccGATTTTAGAATTTTCGGAGCTGAATAACgaaaaattatacaaatgaagaacttgatATTCAAATTCAAACTATTATACATTACATCATCTAGTTCTTCTATTTAACATCTAAAGTAACTTGTAAATAAACTAAAcatcaaaaattatttaaacTTAAAACAAAGATCTAATTCTTAGCTCGAAGTGCATCTCATCACAAAAGATTATAGCATTTTATCCACTTCTTGAGCATGACCTTTTCGGCTTTCGTGAGCAAGTGCTACATGTTttaactggaaaaaaaaaagaaaaaaactgttCGTTAATAATAGTTGGAAACACCCATATCTATACCTTTAATACCCAACTGGATAACCTTTTGTATCATACTTACCGAGCCTCGTGTTATAGCAGATTACTTAGAAGAAGAGCTCCGATGTTAGCCTGCACAATATACAAAACATGCATGTTCATATGCACTTGCCGTTATGTCCACAAATGCATGGCAAAAAAACAAGTGTAGAGAACCAATGAGAGGCAAAcctatttgacccattacccaaaaTGCCAGTTTTTCACCTCTAAACAAGTGCAGGCAAACTTATTTTGACCCATTAATTAGCCATTACGAACCTATTTTCACCTCTAAATAATCAAATGTTATATACAATAATTGTTTCGTATTTTGAATATCACTATCCAATATCCGCAgcctaattaaaaaaaatgattaaaaaagcCATAATGTCTTCATATTTAGTACATAATTAGATATGACCCACTTTTAGATATTAACAAAAGACACCTTTTTAATATCCTAATGTTGCTATCAAACTTCCAAATCTACCACAAACAAAACCAAACATCA of Erigeron canadensis isolate Cc75 unplaced genomic scaffold, C_canadensis_v1 Conyza_canadensis_unscaffolded:144, whole genome shotgun sequence contains these proteins:
- the LOC122584232 gene encoding transcription factor MYB8-like; the protein is MRSPTFEFKTDLKKGSWSAEEDQKLISYISRYGIWNWSQMPRFAGLSRSGKSCRLRWMNYLRPNVKRGNFSKEEEEIIVHSHSLLGNRWSAIASRLPGRTDNEVKNHWHTHLKKRVIDHNLVTESEESHMSSTSTSQALEVETVEPAYDMDEIFKSILTSEDDSSSSNSNTSSTYHENGFGANYYDMGSPGTVDDVECFWKQLGSFENLEHGNNYEFMDSLFDQPFNPYIISYDNDCDVTQSFN